One region of Sphingomonas abietis genomic DNA includes:
- a CDS encoding glycosyltransferase family 87 protein, giving the protein MRDKWASGDWVDARRVQLVCALLLAATILSYAILLLTGHGTLDSRGRPIGTDFSDVYAAGWMADHGRAAAAWIWPEHYKVQQALHHSPAVPFYGWHYPPPFLLIAGALACFPYLVSLALWQGTTLAAATVVAQRIVPGRATVLAVLAAPASFLCIGHGQNAFLTASLLAGGLALLDRRPWAAGLLLGCLVYKPQFAVLLPVVLIATGNRRAFLGAAIASLGLVALTLAIWGWPVGAAFHESLAITRTIVIESGQTGWQKIVTSFATARALGAPIPLAYAVQAVSTLIAIGGAAIAARWASPALRGAATCAAALLSTPYALDYDLVILGAALCFLVADARVRGWLSHEKNILALAYLTPLFGRQIAAATWIPVDWIAIVALFAVTMRRAWSLDLRGRIPKIRPAQA; this is encoded by the coding sequence ATGCGGGACAAATGGGCAAGCGGTGACTGGGTGGATGCGCGGCGGGTGCAGCTGGTCTGCGCCCTGCTGCTGGCCGCCACGATCCTGTCCTATGCGATCCTGCTGCTGACCGGCCATGGTACGCTGGACAGCCGGGGGCGCCCGATCGGCACCGATTTCTCCGACGTCTATGCCGCCGGCTGGATGGCCGACCATGGCCGCGCCGCCGCCGCATGGATCTGGCCCGAACATTATAAGGTCCAGCAGGCGCTGCACCATTCCCCGGCGGTGCCCTTCTATGGCTGGCATTATCCGCCGCCCTTCCTGCTGATCGCCGGCGCGCTCGCCTGCTTTCCCTATCTGGTGTCGCTGGCGCTGTGGCAGGGCACGACGCTGGCCGCGGCGACCGTGGTGGCGCAGCGCATCGTGCCGGGGCGGGCCACGGTGCTGGCGGTGCTGGCGGCGCCGGCCAGCTTCCTCTGCATCGGCCACGGCCAGAACGCCTTCCTGACCGCAAGCCTGCTGGCCGGCGGGCTGGCGCTGCTCGATCGGCGCCCCTGGGCGGCGGGGCTGCTGCTCGGCTGCCTCGTCTACAAGCCGCAATTCGCGGTGCTGCTGCCCGTTGTGCTGATCGCGACCGGCAACCGCCGCGCCTTTCTGGGCGCCGCCATCGCGTCGCTGGGGCTGGTCGCGCTGACGCTGGCGATCTGGGGCTGGCCGGTAGGGGCCGCCTTCCACGAGTCGCTCGCCATCACCCGCACGATCGTGATCGAGAGCGGCCAAACCGGCTGGCAGAAGATCGTCACCAGCTTCGCCACGGCGCGGGCGCTCGGCGCGCCGATCCCGCTCGCTTATGCGGTGCAGGCGGTCTCGACGCTCATCGCGATCGGCGGGGCGGCGATCGCCGCGCGCTGGGCCAGCCCGGCGCTGCGCGGGGCGGCGACCTGCGCAGCGGCCCTGCTCTCGACACCCTACGCGCTGGATTATGATCTGGTGATCCTCGGCGCCGCGCTGTGCTTCCTGGTCGCCGATGCGCGGGTGCGCGGCTGGCTGAGCCACGAGAAGAACATCCTCGCGCTGGCCTATCTCACGCCCCTGTTCGGCCGCCAGATCGCGGCGGCGACATGGATCCCGGTCGACTGGATCGCGATCGTCGCCCTG